From the genome of Hymenobacter sp. PAMC 26628, one region includes:
- a CDS encoding T9SS type A sorting domain-containing protein codes for MSPDWHQVDLSDAPSAALTATYQANAERYLNNMGTAPIPDGGFQDWVYNTDRDELVAYIGTSNHFLTIANPATQPVARTTAVAVPIPNASGAPGSQNIGALFTDNLHNVYAISAQDGIIYQIDHLTGDYLGKSYGAFGCSRGDAVSLPGATPITLASFEAASTSNAVLLDWTTTSEFSAASFEVQRSSTRANWTTIQTQDATVQAAGAAYRITDATPLLGLAYYRLALRYPDGRLAYSLVRAVKSMGTALAVAAGKPISSSLQVFPNPAHGSLAFTLPAGDVSTSVDLVSATGQLARHYAPFTNGSTHSLDIQGLPKGFYLLRVQLAGAVRTARVVLAP; via the coding sequence TTGAGCCCTGATTGGCACCAAGTAGATCTTTCCGACGCGCCCTCGGCGGCCTTAACCGCTACCTACCAGGCCAACGCAGAGCGCTACCTCAACAATATGGGCACGGCCCCTATCCCCGACGGTGGCTTTCAGGATTGGGTATATAATACTGACCGCGACGAGCTAGTGGCTTACATCGGCACGTCTAACCACTTCTTGACCATTGCCAACCCGGCTACTCAGCCCGTGGCTCGCACTACGGCGGTGGCCGTGCCCATCCCTAATGCCTCGGGCGCCCCAGGTAGCCAAAACATTGGCGCCCTATTTACTGATAATCTCCACAATGTATACGCTATTTCGGCTCAGGACGGCATTATTTACCAGATTGACCACCTGACGGGTGATTATTTGGGCAAATCATATGGGGCATTTGGCTGCTCGCGCGGCGACGCCGTGAGCTTACCTGGGGCCACGCCGATTACACTCGCTAGCTTCGAAGCCGCTTCCACCAGCAATGCTGTACTGCTAGACTGGACGACTACTTCTGAATTTAGCGCTGCTTCGTTCGAAGTACAGCGCAGCAGCACCCGTGCCAACTGGACTACTATCCAAACGCAGGATGCTACCGTTCAGGCGGCGGGCGCTGCCTACCGCATCACCGATGCCACCCCCCTGTTGGGCTTGGCTTATTATCGCTTAGCCCTACGGTACCCCGACGGGCGATTGGCTTATTCGCTGGTACGAGCCGTTAAGTCCATGGGCACAGCGCTAGCCGTTGCGGCGGGAAAGCCTATTAGCTCGTCGCTGCAAGTTTTTCCGAATCCTGCTCACGGCTCGCTGGCGTTTACCTTACCCGCGGGCGACGTTTCTACCAGCGTTGATTTAGTTAGTGCCACTGGCCAATTGGCCCGCCATTACGCCCCTTTCACCAATGGCAGTACGCACTCGCTTGATATACAAGGCCTACCCAAGGGCTTTTATTTGTTGCGAGTACAGCTAGCTGGGGCCGTTCGTACAGCCCGTGTAGTGCTCGCACCCTAA
- a CDS encoding PRC-barrel domain-containing protein, producing the protein MEPVINLRRLRDLPDFEVADGYPDVRGWAVRGATGTALGTVSELLVDADAEQVRYLDAQLTGAPEPKRVLLPLHLAVLDAEARSVFIPSLTDAAVVAYPIYAEELLTPAYAAAMRQALGEAL; encoded by the coding sequence ATGGAACCCGTAATCAACTTGCGTCGCCTACGCGACTTGCCCGATTTTGAAGTAGCCGATGGCTACCCCGACGTGCGCGGTTGGGCTGTGCGCGGGGCCACTGGTACGGCCCTGGGCACCGTGTCGGAACTACTCGTCGATGCCGACGCCGAGCAGGTGCGCTACCTCGACGCCCAGCTCACTGGGGCCCCGGAACCTAAGCGGGTGCTGCTGCCGCTGCACTTGGCGGTGCTCGATGCTGAAGCGCGCAGCGTGTTCATTCCGTCGCTCACCGACGCGGCCGTGGTCGCATACCCTATTTACGCCGAGGAATTGCTGACGCCTGCCTACGCCGCGGCCATGCGCCAAGCGCTGGGCGAGGCGCTGTAA
- the der gene encoding ribosome biogenesis GTPase Der, with product MSNTIAIVGRPNVGKSTLFNRLVGQRKAIMDNESGVTRDRHYGHGDWIGKNFTVIDTGGYVHGSDDIFEGEIRKQVKLAIDEADVVLFMVDADAGVHGLDEEFAQVLRPYLNKKPILLVANKADTNARAHASGEFYALGMGDGEIFAISSANGHGTGELLDEVVRHFPEAGEEEPDSGVPKIAVVGRPNVGKSSFVNLLLGTERSIVTDIAGTTRDAISTRYNVFGHDFILVDTAGLRRKAKVSEDIEFYANMRSLRALEECDVCVVLIDATRGIESQDVNIIGLADKNRKGVVILVNKWDLVENKETNTTKEFEEKIYSKLAPIAYPPIVFISVLTKQRVHKAIETAVQVFENKRRKIPTSQLNDVMLKEIERYPPPALKGKLVRIKYVTQLPTHNPVFAFFCNLPQYVQDSYARYLENRMREHFDFKGVPIGIVFRKK from the coding sequence ATGAGTAACACCATCGCCATTGTGGGGCGGCCCAACGTGGGCAAATCCACCCTTTTCAACCGCCTCGTGGGCCAGCGCAAGGCCATCATGGACAACGAGAGCGGCGTAACGCGCGACCGCCACTACGGCCACGGCGACTGGATCGGCAAGAACTTCACTGTGATTGACACCGGCGGCTACGTGCACGGCTCGGACGACATTTTCGAAGGTGAAATCCGCAAGCAGGTAAAGCTGGCCATCGATGAGGCCGACGTGGTCTTGTTTATGGTGGATGCCGACGCCGGCGTGCACGGGCTCGACGAGGAGTTTGCGCAGGTGCTGCGGCCCTACCTCAACAAGAAGCCTATTCTGCTAGTGGCCAACAAGGCCGACACCAACGCCCGGGCTCACGCCAGCGGCGAATTTTACGCCCTGGGCATGGGCGACGGCGAAATTTTCGCCATCAGCAGCGCCAACGGCCACGGCACGGGCGAGCTGCTCGACGAAGTGGTGCGCCACTTCCCGGAAGCTGGCGAGGAAGAACCCGACTCGGGCGTGCCGAAAATTGCCGTGGTGGGCCGCCCCAACGTGGGCAAGTCCAGCTTCGTGAACCTACTGCTGGGCACCGAGCGCAGCATCGTGACCGACATTGCCGGCACCACGCGCGACGCCATTTCGACCCGCTACAACGTGTTCGGCCACGACTTCATCCTCGTGGACACGGCCGGGTTGCGCCGCAAAGCCAAGGTGAGCGAGGACATCGAATTCTACGCCAACATGCGCAGCCTGAGGGCCCTGGAAGAGTGCGACGTGTGCGTGGTGCTCATCGACGCCACCCGCGGCATCGAGTCGCAGGACGTGAACATCATCGGCTTGGCCGACAAGAACCGCAAGGGCGTCGTGATTTTGGTGAACAAATGGGACTTGGTGGAGAACAAGGAAACCAATACCACCAAGGAGTTTGAGGAGAAAATCTACTCCAAGCTGGCCCCCATTGCCTACCCGCCCATCGTGTTCATTTCGGTGCTCACGAAGCAGCGCGTGCACAAGGCCATCGAAACGGCCGTGCAGGTGTTCGAGAACAAGCGCCGCAAAATTCCTACTTCACAGCTCAACGACGTGATGCTAAAGGAGATTGAGCGCTACCCGCCACCCGCCCTCAAGGGCAAGCTGGTGCGCATCAAGTACGTAACGCAGCTGCCCACGCACAACCCGGTGTTTGCCTTCTTCTGCAACCTGCCGCAGTACGTGCAAGACAGCTACGCCCGCTACCTCGAGAACCGGATGCGCGAGCACTTCGACTTCAAGGGCGTGCCGATTGGCATCGTGTTCCGCAAGAAATAA
- the era gene encoding GTPase Era, with protein MNPEPKPHRAGFVSIIGKPNVGKSTLMNALVGERLSIVTSKAQTTRHRILGILNGPDFQLIYSDTPGIIQPKYELHNAMMAFVYSSLEDADVVLFVTDIYEQYDEEPVVERLRKMVDTPIILLVNKIDQADQAAVEAKLAYWQEQLPNATEVLPISALNAFGTERVLESVLEKLPVHPEYYPKDELTDKPERFFAAEMVREKIFKLYKKEIPYSCEVTVEEFKEEENIIHIRGVIYVERASQKGIVIGKGGEALKKVGTWAREDMEKFFNKKVFLEMHVKVNENWRTDPKALSRFGYQ; from the coding sequence GTGAACCCCGAACCCAAGCCCCACCGGGCCGGCTTTGTAAGCATCATCGGCAAGCCCAACGTGGGCAAGTCGACGCTGATGAACGCCTTGGTCGGCGAGCGGCTGAGCATCGTCACCAGCAAGGCCCAGACTACCCGCCACCGCATCCTCGGCATCCTCAACGGGCCCGATTTTCAGCTTATTTACTCCGACACGCCGGGCATCATCCAGCCCAAGTACGAGCTGCACAACGCCATGATGGCCTTCGTGTACTCGTCGCTGGAAGACGCCGACGTGGTGCTCTTCGTCACCGACATCTACGAGCAGTACGACGAGGAGCCCGTGGTGGAGCGCCTGCGCAAGATGGTGGACACGCCCATCATTCTGCTCGTCAATAAAATCGACCAGGCCGACCAGGCCGCGGTCGAAGCCAAGCTGGCTTACTGGCAGGAGCAGTTGCCCAACGCCACCGAGGTGCTGCCCATCTCGGCCCTCAATGCCTTCGGCACCGAGCGGGTGCTGGAATCGGTACTTGAAAAGCTGCCCGTCCACCCCGAGTACTACCCCAAAGACGAGCTAACCGACAAGCCGGAGCGCTTTTTCGCCGCCGAAATGGTACGCGAAAAAATCTTCAAGCTCTACAAAAAAGAGATTCCGTACAGCTGCGAGGTCACCGTCGAAGAGTTCAAGGAAGAGGAAAACATCATCCACATCCGCGGCGTCATTTATGTAGAGCGCGCCAGCCAGAAGGGCATCGTCATCGGCAAAGGCGGCGAGGCCCTGAAGAAAGTAGGCACCTGGGCCCGTGAGGACATGGAGAAGTTTTTCAATAAAAAAGTTTTCCTCGAAATGCACGTAAAAGTGAACGAGAACTGGCGCACCGACCCCAAGGCCCTGAGCCGGTTCGGGTACCAGTAA
- a CDS encoding NADPH-dependent FMN reductase gives MLLFALSGSPRPGSAVGQLLRAAAAAVPAGTDVELYEELLGLPLFSPDLDGPGAPAPPAVAALRQALARADAVLLATPEYAYGMPGSLKNALDWLVSAGSFYGKSTGVLSASPSEGGGEKARAGLLLTLGALGAAVVPAASFAVPFVRAKLDAAGTVTDEALAARLGAAVATLTAAQAVT, from the coding sequence ATGCTACTCTTTGCCCTTTCTGGAAGCCCCCGCCCCGGCAGTGCCGTTGGCCAGCTGTTGCGGGCTGCCGCCGCGGCAGTACCGGCCGGAACGGATGTGGAGCTGTACGAAGAACTGCTGGGCCTGCCCCTGTTCAGCCCCGACCTGGACGGCCCCGGGGCCCCCGCGCCGCCGGCCGTGGCGGCGCTGCGGCAAGCGCTGGCTCGGGCCGATGCCGTGCTCCTCGCCACGCCCGAATACGCCTACGGGATGCCGGGCAGCTTGAAAAATGCCCTGGACTGGCTGGTGTCGGCCGGCAGCTTTTATGGCAAGTCCACCGGCGTACTCAGCGCCTCGCCCTCGGAAGGGGGCGGTGAAAAAGCCCGCGCTGGCCTGCTGCTGACGCTAGGGGCCCTGGGCGCGGCGGTGGTGCCGGCGGCCTCTTTCGCGGTACCGTTCGTCCGGGCCAAACTCGACGCGGCCGGCACCGTAACGGACGAGGCCCTGGCCGCGCGGCTTGGGGCCGCCGTGGCAACCTTAACGGCGGCCCAGGCTGTTACCTGA
- the hemH gene encoding ferrochelatase encodes MNSVAPETAAAPTPAAAAATITARRIGVLLVNLGTPDSPETGDVRRYLNEFLTDGRVVDMPAAIRYPLFQGLVVPLRAPKSAKIYKELWTDRGSPLLFHGLDLKEKVQAALGDGYVVAFGMRYQKPSVAGALEELRAANVERIVVLPLFPQYASASTGSVQEKVMDLVKDWWIVPSINFISQFATEPGFIASIVARGRAEMDKQHYDHVVLSYHGIPERHVKKGDPTNYCRFGSCCDTLTDQNQYCYRAQCFATSRLVAAGLGLKPEQYTVSFQSRLQSRLRDPWLQPYTDEVLKEFPAKGIKNVLAFSPAFVADCLETTIEVGEEFKELFEEAGGEHWQLVPSLNSEPQWVEAVADMLRRH; translated from the coding sequence ATGAATTCCGTTGCTCCTGAAACCGCTGCTGCGCCGACGCCGGCCGCCGCCGCCGCTACCATCACCGCCCGCCGCATCGGCGTGCTGCTCGTGAACCTCGGCACGCCCGACTCGCCCGAAACCGGCGACGTGCGCCGCTACCTCAACGAGTTCCTCACCGACGGCCGCGTGGTGGACATGCCGGCCGCCATTCGCTACCCGCTGTTTCAGGGGCTGGTGGTGCCGCTGCGGGCCCCTAAATCAGCGAAGATTTACAAGGAGCTGTGGACGGACCGCGGCTCGCCGCTGCTCTTCCACGGCCTCGACCTGAAGGAAAAAGTGCAGGCAGCGCTGGGCGACGGCTACGTGGTGGCCTTTGGGATGCGCTACCAAAAGCCGAGCGTTGCTGGGGCCCTGGAGGAGCTGCGCGCCGCCAACGTGGAGCGCATCGTGGTGCTGCCGCTGTTTCCGCAGTATGCTTCGGCCAGTACGGGCTCGGTGCAGGAGAAGGTGATGGACTTGGTGAAAGACTGGTGGATTGTACCTAGCATCAACTTCATCAGCCAGTTTGCCACCGAGCCGGGCTTCATTGCCTCCATCGTGGCGCGTGGCCGGGCCGAGATGGACAAGCAGCACTACGACCACGTGGTACTCAGCTACCACGGCATTCCGGAGCGCCACGTGAAAAAGGGCGACCCCACCAACTACTGCCGCTTCGGCAGCTGCTGCGACACGCTTACCGACCAGAACCAGTACTGCTACCGCGCCCAGTGCTTCGCCACCTCGCGCTTGGTGGCGGCGGGCCTGGGCCTGAAACCCGAGCAGTACACCGTCAGCTTCCAGAGCCGCCTGCAAAGCCGCCTGCGCGACCCTTGGCTGCAACCCTACACCGACGAAGTATTGAAGGAATTCCCCGCCAAAGGCATCAAGAACGTGCTGGCCTTCAGCCCCGCCTTCGTGGCCGACTGCCTGGAAACGACCATTGAAGTGGGCGAAGAATTCAAGGAATTATTCGAAGAAGCCGGCGGCGAGCATTGGCAGCTGGTGCCTTCGCTGAACTCGGAGCCGCAGTGGGTGGAAGCCGTGGCCGATATGCTCCGCCGGCACTAG
- the murQ gene encoding N-acetylmuramic acid 6-phosphate etherase: protein MTTEAPSEFTNLETLPTAELLAGMNRLDQTVPQAVARALPQIGALVEATVARLQAGGRLFYIGAGTSGRLGVVDASECPPTFGVPAGLVVGIMAGGDGAIRQAVEGAEDNATQAWVDLQAHNVNAKDVLVGLAASGRTPYVIGGLNAARAAGLATGCIVCNAGSGVAAAAEFPVEVVTGPEFITGSTRLKAGTAQKLALNMLTTATFIRLGRVKGNKMVDMQLSNEKLVERGQRMLMDELGIAQPKAAELLARHGSVRAALGALGRA from the coding sequence ATGACCACCGAAGCACCGTCCGAATTCACCAACCTCGAAACGCTACCCACCGCCGAGTTGCTGGCCGGCATGAACCGCCTCGACCAGACCGTGCCCCAGGCCGTGGCCCGGGCCCTGCCCCAAATTGGGGCCTTGGTAGAGGCCACCGTGGCCCGGCTGCAAGCCGGCGGGCGCCTGTTCTACATCGGGGCAGGCACCAGCGGGCGGCTGGGCGTGGTGGACGCCTCGGAGTGCCCGCCCACGTTTGGCGTGCCGGCCGGGCTGGTGGTGGGCATCATGGCCGGCGGCGACGGCGCCATTCGCCAGGCCGTGGAGGGCGCGGAGGACAACGCCACCCAAGCCTGGGTCGATTTGCAGGCGCACAACGTCAACGCGAAAGACGTGCTGGTGGGCTTGGCCGCCTCGGGCCGCACGCCCTACGTCATCGGGGGCCTCAACGCGGCGCGCGCGGCGGGCCTGGCCACGGGCTGCATCGTGTGCAACGCCGGTTCGGGCGTGGCGGCCGCGGCCGAGTTTCCGGTGGAAGTAGTGACGGGCCCCGAGTTCATCACCGGCAGCACGCGCCTTAAGGCCGGCACGGCCCAGAAGCTGGCGCTGAATATGCTCACCACGGCCACGTTCATCCGCCTGGGCCGGGTGAAAGGCAATAAGATGGTCGACATGCAGCTCTCCAACGAAAAGCTGGTGGAGCGCGGCCAGCGCATGCTGATGGACGAGCTGGGCATCGCCCAGCCCAAGGCGGCCGAGCTGCTGGCCCGCCACGGCAGCGTGCGGGCCGCGCTGGGGGCCCTGGGCCGAGCATAA
- a CDS encoding cytochrome b5 domain-containing protein → MSLTTDDEQLTTKTYTKNQLALRNGQDRDEIWVAYQGRIYDVGRSRLWKRGNHYEHWAGQDLTPGLDKDAPHNAKVFDNFPVIGLLK, encoded by the coding sequence ATGAGCCTGACAACTGACGACGAGCAACTGACAACTAAAACCTACACCAAAAACCAGCTCGCGTTGCGCAACGGGCAGGACCGCGACGAGATCTGGGTGGCCTACCAAGGCCGCATCTACGACGTGGGCCGCTCGCGGCTGTGGAAGCGCGGCAACCACTACGAGCACTGGGCTGGCCAAGACCTGACGCCCGGACTCGACAAAGACGCCCCGCACAACGCCAAGGTGTTCGACAATTTCCCTGTTATTGGCCTCCTGAAATAA
- a CDS encoding formimidoylglutamase encodes MNLALFFDPLADDEPTATPTPPTALAAYATRFTEAFPDWRGADVAILGLDEWRGAAAGAPPAGYHGANRVRERFYQLQKGTGALRLVDLGNLRPGLSLEDTYQRLREIVAALLEANTVPVLLGGSHDLDYGQFLAYETQERPVSFAIVDARPDMAEPGPATPAETSHLRRLLVHEPNYVFSLAHLGHQQYLTPPEVLIALDKMHFDTMSVGAIRTDRRQAEPLVRQADFLSIDLAALRWTDAPGYAPANPFGLSADDATQLCWYAGHSEQLTSLGLYGYRPEHDPHGLAAATLATMLWYFVEGFYHRRPETGFGTFRFLTYTVVLPGNPDKLVFYKSRRADKWWMEVESLGDSAVKRVVPCSYEDYLHASQGDLPERWIRLQALLG; translated from the coding sequence ATGAACCTGGCCCTGTTTTTTGACCCGCTCGCCGACGACGAGCCCACGGCCACCCCCACACCGCCCACTGCCCTGGCCGCCTATGCCACGCGCTTCACCGAGGCGTTCCCGGACTGGCGCGGGGCCGACGTGGCCATTCTCGGCCTCGACGAGTGGCGCGGCGCGGCCGCCGGGGCCCCACCCGCCGGCTACCACGGCGCCAACCGCGTGCGCGAGCGGTTTTACCAGCTCCAGAAAGGCACCGGGGCCCTGCGGCTCGTCGATTTGGGCAATCTGCGTCCCGGCCTCAGCCTGGAGGACACGTACCAGCGGCTGCGCGAAATTGTGGCCGCACTGCTTGAAGCCAACACGGTGCCCGTGCTGCTGGGCGGCTCGCACGACCTCGACTACGGCCAGTTTCTGGCCTACGAAACCCAGGAGCGGCCGGTGAGCTTCGCCATCGTGGATGCCCGGCCCGACATGGCCGAGCCGGGGCCCGCCACGCCGGCCGAAACCAGCCACCTGCGCCGCCTGCTGGTGCACGAGCCCAACTACGTGTTCAGCCTGGCCCACCTTGGGCACCAGCAGTACCTCACGCCGCCCGAGGTGCTGATAGCCCTCGACAAGATGCACTTCGACACGATGAGCGTGGGGGCCATCCGCACCGACCGCCGCCAGGCCGAGCCGCTGGTGCGCCAAGCCGATTTCCTGAGCATCGACCTGGCGGCTTTGCGCTGGACGGACGCACCCGGCTACGCCCCGGCCAACCCCTTCGGCCTCAGTGCCGACGACGCCACCCAGCTGTGCTGGTACGCCGGGCACAGTGAGCAGCTCACGTCGCTGGGCCTCTACGGCTACCGGCCCGAGCACGACCCCCACGGCCTGGCCGCCGCCACGCTGGCTACCATGCTCTGGTACTTTGTGGAGGGCTTTTACCACCGCCGGCCCGAAACGGGCTTCGGCACGTTCCGCTTCCTTACCTACACGGTGGTGCTGCCCGGCAACCCCGACAAGCTGGTGTTCTACAAGTCGCGCCGCGCCGACAAGTGGTGGATGGAAGTGGAAAGCCTCGGCGACAGCGCCGTGAAGCGCGTGGTGCCGTGCTCGTACGAAGACTACCTCCACGCCTCGCAGGGCGACCTGCCCGAGCGCTGGATTCGCTTGCAAGCCCTGTTGGGCTAG
- a CDS encoding AMP-dependent synthetase/ligase has protein sequence MDVRRSFDILPYQLATFAKTDALAAKINGQWSPLSTQQVQDQANLVSLGLRALGLQRGDKVALISMNRPEWMLADFGIAQIGATSVPMYPSITVEDYKYIFTDAGVKAVFVSDEKLFHKVQEATAGLAIPAENVFTFDKVEGARHFSELLELGQQGNPADLEPLKAAVEPDDLLTLIYTSGTTGQPKGVMLSHDNILSNYRGSKQFVPVGAHDKALSFLPLCHIFERMVTYLYMMSGVSIYYAESLEAVAENLREVKPEIFTTVPRLLEKVFDRIVAKGHEQTGIKHKLFFWALDLGLKYDTQKDQGFVYNTELAIANKLIFSKWREALGGNLRCIVSGGGALQPRLARVFWAAGIRVMEGYGLTETSPVIAVNGYERENNMIGTVGPLIDNMEVKIAPDGEILTRSASVMKGYYNKPDLTAETIDADGWLHTGDIGELVNGRFLKITDRKKEMFKTSGGKYIAPQVIESKLKEDPLIEQAMVVGADKKYAAALIIPSFHDLKAWCKSHGVPDAPNEELVRNEQVVKLYHELVAKCNKSFAQWEQLKKIALLPELWTVETGEMTPTMKVKRKVITEKNKDLIEGLF, from the coding sequence ATGGACGTCCGCCGCTCTTTCGATATCCTGCCCTACCAACTCGCGACGTTTGCCAAGACCGACGCGCTGGCCGCCAAAATCAACGGCCAGTGGTCGCCCCTCAGCACCCAGCAGGTGCAGGACCAGGCCAACCTGGTAAGCCTCGGCCTGCGGGCCCTGGGTTTGCAACGCGGCGACAAGGTGGCGCTCATCAGCATGAACCGGCCCGAGTGGATGTTGGCCGACTTCGGCATTGCCCAAATCGGGGCCACCAGCGTGCCCATGTACCCCAGCATCACGGTCGAAGACTACAAGTACATCTTCACCGATGCCGGGGTAAAGGCCGTATTTGTTTCCGATGAAAAGCTGTTTCATAAGGTGCAGGAGGCCACTGCGGGCCTAGCCATTCCGGCCGAGAACGTTTTCACGTTTGATAAGGTCGAAGGGGCCCGCCACTTCAGCGAGCTGCTGGAACTGGGCCAGCAAGGCAACCCCGCCGACCTAGAGCCCCTAAAAGCCGCCGTGGAGCCCGACGATTTGCTTACGCTCATCTACACCAGCGGCACCACCGGCCAGCCCAAGGGCGTGATGCTCAGCCACGACAACATCCTGAGCAATTACCGCGGCTCCAAGCAGTTTGTGCCCGTGGGGGCCCACGACAAGGCGCTGAGCTTCTTGCCATTGTGCCACATTTTCGAGCGCATGGTCACGTACTTGTACATGATGAGCGGCGTGAGCATCTACTACGCCGAAAGCCTGGAAGCCGTGGCCGAAAACCTGCGCGAAGTGAAGCCCGAAATCTTCACTACCGTGCCGCGCCTGCTCGAAAAGGTGTTCGACCGCATCGTGGCCAAGGGCCACGAGCAAACCGGCATCAAGCACAAGCTCTTCTTTTGGGCCCTGGACCTGGGCCTGAAGTATGACACCCAGAAAGACCAGGGCTTCGTGTACAACACCGAGTTGGCCATTGCCAACAAGCTCATCTTCAGCAAGTGGCGCGAGGCGCTGGGCGGCAACCTGCGCTGCATCGTGAGCGGAGGCGGGGCCCTGCAACCGCGGCTGGCGCGGGTGTTCTGGGCCGCCGGCATCCGGGTGATGGAAGGGTACGGCCTGACGGAAACCTCGCCCGTGATTGCCGTGAACGGCTACGAGCGCGAGAACAACATGATCGGCACCGTGGGGCCCCTCATCGATAACATGGAGGTGAAAATTGCGCCCGATGGCGAAATCCTGACCCGCTCGGCCTCGGTGATGAAGGGCTACTACAACAAGCCCGATTTGACGGCCGAAACCATCGACGCCGACGGCTGGCTGCACACCGGTGACATCGGCGAGCTGGTGAACGGGCGGTTTTTGAAGATTACCGACCGCAAAAAAGAGATGTTTAAAACCAGCGGCGGCAAGTACATTGCCCCGCAAGTGATTGAGAGCAAGCTCAAAGAAGACCCGCTCATCGAGCAGGCCATGGTGGTGGGGGCCGACAAGAAGTACGCCGCCGCGCTAATCATTCCCTCGTTCCACGACCTGAAAGCCTGGTGCAAAAGCCACGGCGTGCCCGACGCGCCCAACGAAGAACTGGTGCGGAACGAGCAAGTGGTGAAGCTCTACCACGAGCTGGTGGCCAAGTGCAACAAGAGCTTTGCGCAGTGGGAGCAGCTGAAAAAAATTGCGCTGCTGCCCGAGCTGTGGACCGTGGAAACCGGCGAAATGACGCCCACCATGAAGGTGAAGCGCAAGGTCATCACCGAGAAGAACAAGGACCTCATCGAGGGGCTGTTCTAG
- a CDS encoding MarR family winged helix-turn-helix transcriptional regulator, with translation MKPEETVDYNIKVAWHAISRMYNTQAAQNDITTSIGFVLLNIDHEHGIPATKIAPLLGLETRSLTRILRSMEDKGLIYKQADTQDKRSVRIFLTPLGLEKKEISRQTVRHFNAKIREKIPQSQLDVFLKVTAQITGIIEGKTMFDGFELKPLRHENLA, from the coding sequence ATGAAACCCGAAGAAACCGTCGATTACAACATCAAAGTGGCCTGGCACGCCATTTCTCGGATGTACAACACCCAAGCGGCCCAGAACGACATCACGACTAGCATCGGGTTTGTGCTGCTCAACATCGACCACGAGCACGGCATCCCGGCCACCAAAATTGCCCCGCTCCTGGGCCTGGAAACCCGGAGCCTCACGCGCATTTTGCGCAGCATGGAAGACAAAGGTCTGATTTACAAGCAGGCCGATACGCAGGACAAGCGTTCGGTGCGCATTTTTCTGACGCCGCTGGGCCTGGAGAAAAAAGAGATTTCGCGCCAAACGGTGCGGCATTTCAACGCCAAAATCCGGGAGAAAATCCCGCAGTCGCAGCTCGATGTGTTCCTGAAAGTGACGGCCCAGATTACGGGCATCATCGAGGGAAAAACCATGTTCGACGGCTTCGAACTGAAGCCGTTGCGCCACGAAAACCTGGCGTAG